One Armatimonadota bacterium genomic window carries:
- the ileS gene encoding isoleucine--tRNA ligase: MDFKATLHLPDADATIPMKANLPSLEPQIQIIWDSEKIYHRLQEARKTAPVYVLHDGPPYTNSPIHIGTAMNKILKDFVVKSRCMMGYRTPYVPGFDNHGLPIEQAVMKKFADKKVTPTIPELRQACRDHAAEYLKVQSDQFRRLGVFGLWEKPYTTMDFRFEAEIVRTFKRLVLGGYVYKGLRPTLWSPTSRTALADTEIVYNDHVSKAIYVRFPLLEDPNKLFEGIDNVYTIIWTTTPWTIPANLACAFHPELKYALIKVGLDHYLVLEDLAPKLEAELGWEEPKVVKVLEGINFENMKFKHPIFDQPSIAVMADYVTTEDGTGVVHTAPSHGRDDFFTGQAYGLPVPNTVDEKGVLTHEAGEFEGVYYKNCDTVVVDRLAQVGALLKAYDYSHSYPYAERDGQPIIFRATEQWFVNLEHDNLRHRMLTSIDAVRWYPPQGQTRIESMIKHRPDWCISRQRPWGVGIPIFYGAKSRIPVMDPVAIELVAELVEREGSDAWFTKEASEILPSEYTHPETGETEFTKETDVLDVWFDSGSTSLCVLEGNVYKEWQEQWPADLYLEGSDQHRGWFNSSLIIGQATRDHAPYKAVLTHGFVTDAKGLKMSKRLGNVVDPVAASDQYGADIVRYWVAGTDYVNDVPCSDDLLKQFGESYRNVRNALRFLIGNLKGYRPSSASAQLFELDEWIVEQTDLLIDDCVASYEEFDFGAVMSAVHNFCRQQLSSFYSDAIKDHMYCDKEDSPRRRSTQEACFRVAKAIIQLVAPVLVHTAEESWKKMHDTMGLPCNSVHESTFARPDSSRLQDIEASAIQVRFSVLQAVRQSVNGAFETFKGTDGIKNAQEVVVYITTDDETKETLDQFPRADLANYFKTSWVELYSGDSEVRFERTPYHECVRSRVRRPDVEEVEVDGEKVYLSRRDREAVGA; this comes from the coding sequence ATGGACTTCAAAGCTACCCTCCATCTGCCGGACGCTGACGCGACGATACCGATGAAGGCAAATCTGCCTTCTCTGGAACCGCAGATTCAAATTATTTGGGATAGCGAGAAGATTTACCATCGGCTTCAAGAGGCGCGAAAGACCGCGCCGGTCTACGTCCTGCACGACGGTCCGCCCTACACCAACTCGCCCATCCACATTGGCACCGCCATGAACAAAATCCTCAAGGATTTTGTCGTGAAAAGCCGGTGCATGATGGGATATCGAACGCCATACGTCCCCGGCTTCGACAACCACGGTCTCCCCATCGAGCAGGCCGTCATGAAGAAGTTCGCCGACAAAAAGGTTACGCCGACCATCCCCGAACTTCGTCAGGCTTGCCGCGACCACGCCGCCGAATACCTGAAGGTGCAGTCGGACCAGTTCCGCCGCCTCGGCGTCTTTGGCCTCTGGGAGAAGCCGTACACCACCATGGACTTTCGGTTCGAAGCCGAAATCGTCCGCACCTTCAAGCGCCTGGTTCTTGGCGGCTACGTCTACAAAGGTCTGCGCCCCACCCTCTGGAGCCCCACCAGCCGAACTGCCCTCGCCGACACCGAGATCGTCTACAACGACCACGTTAGCAAGGCGATCTATGTTCGCTTCCCCTTGCTGGAGGACCCAAACAAGCTCTTCGAAGGCATCGACAACGTTTACACCATCATCTGGACCACGACCCCGTGGACCATTCCCGCTAACCTCGCCTGCGCCTTCCATCCCGAACTCAAGTACGCCCTTATCAAGGTCGGCCTTGACCACTACTTGGTGCTGGAAGACCTCGCCCCCAAGCTCGAAGCCGAGCTCGGATGGGAGGAGCCCAAGGTCGTCAAAGTCCTCGAAGGCATCAACTTCGAGAACATGAAGTTCAAGCACCCGATTTTCGACCAACCGAGCATCGCCGTCATGGCCGACTACGTCACCACCGAAGACGGTACGGGTGTTGTCCATACGGCACCCAGCCACGGTCGCGACGACTTCTTTACGGGCCAAGCCTACGGTCTGCCCGTGCCCAACACCGTCGACGAGAAAGGCGTCCTGACTCACGAAGCCGGTGAGTTCGAAGGCGTTTACTATAAGAACTGCGATACCGTCGTGGTCGATCGCCTCGCCCAGGTCGGAGCCCTGCTCAAAGCCTACGACTACTCGCACAGCTACCCATACGCCGAGCGCGACGGCCAGCCGATCATCTTCCGCGCCACCGAACAGTGGTTTGTCAACCTCGAACACGACAACCTCCGCCATCGAATGCTCACGAGCATCGACGCCGTGCGCTGGTATCCACCGCAAGGTCAAACCCGCATCGAGTCCATGATCAAGCATCGCCCCGACTGGTGCATCTCGCGCCAGCGGCCGTGGGGCGTTGGAATCCCGATCTTCTACGGAGCCAAGTCTCGCATCCCCGTCATGGACCCCGTCGCTATCGAACTCGTCGCCGAGTTAGTCGAGCGCGAGGGCTCCGATGCCTGGTTCACCAAAGAAGCCTCTGAAATCCTCCCGTCCGAGTACACCCACCCTGAGACCGGCGAAACCGAGTTCACCAAGGAGACCGACGTCCTCGACGTCTGGTTCGACTCTGGTTCAACCTCGCTTTGCGTCCTGGAAGGCAACGTCTACAAGGAATGGCAGGAGCAGTGGCCCGCCGACCTCTACCTGGAGGGCTCTGACCAGCATCGCGGTTGGTTCAACTCGTCGCTGATCATCGGTCAGGCCACCCGTGACCACGCGCCCTATAAGGCCGTCCTCACTCACGGCTTCGTCACCGACGCCAAAGGTCTCAAGATGTCGAAGCGACTGGGTAACGTGGTCGATCCTGTCGCCGCGTCCGACCAATACGGTGCGGATATCGTGCGGTACTGGGTCGCGGGTACGGACTACGTCAACGACGTCCCCTGCTCCGACGACCTCCTCAAGCAGTTCGGCGAAAGCTACCGCAACGTCCGCAACGCCCTTCGCTTCCTCATCGGCAACCTCAAGGGCTACCGCCCAAGCTCGGCTTCGGCCCAGCTCTTCGAACTCGACGAATGGATCGTCGAGCAGACCGATCTGCTCATCGACGACTGCGTCGCCTCCTACGAAGAGTTCGATTTCGGCGCCGTCATGTCGGCCGTCCACAACTTCTGCCGCCAACAGCTCTCGTCCTTCTATTCCGACGCAATCAAGGATCATATGTACTGCGATAAGGAGGACAGCCCCCGCCGACGAAGCACCCAGGAAGCCTGCTTCCGTGTCGCCAAGGCGATCATCCAACTCGTCGCCCCTGTCCTCGTCCACACTGCCGAGGAATCCTGGAAGAAGATGCACGACACGATGGGCCTGCCCTGCAACTCGGTCCACGAATCGACCTTCGCCCGACCTGATTCGTCCCGGCTCCAAGACATCGAAGCTTCCGCCATCCAGGTTCGCTTCTCGGTCCTCCAGGCCGTGCGGCAATCCGTCAACGGTGCGTTCGAAACCTTCAAGGGCACCGATGGTATCAAGAACGCCCAGGAGGTTGTCGTCTACATCACCACTGACGACGAAACCAAGGAGACGCTCGACCAGTTCCCGCGCGCCGACCTCGCGAACTACTTCAAAACAAGTTGGGTCGAACTCTACAGTGGCGACTCCGAGGTGCGATTCGAACGAACGCCTTACCACGAGTGCGTCCGTAGCCGCGTCCGACGCCCAGATGTCGAAGAGGTCGAAGTCGATGGCGAAAAGGTCTACCTCAGCCGGCGGGATCGCGAGGCGGTTGGCGCTTGA
- a CDS encoding redoxin domain-containing protein — MHAPLIVVTLDSGKTRDLSEFYKDRPLVLVFLRHFGCMFCREQIAGLRPYKQENIVLVSMGKVSEAAEFKSKMEIPQTIISDPNKQLYEAFGLRRGSVSQIVSPTVARRSIAAFKAGHRAGMLKNDPWMMAGVFRVDPDGEVSFAHYASDIADNLPGEEIARLLRTK, encoded by the coding sequence ATGCACGCGCCGTTAATCGTAGTGACGCTCGATAGTGGCAAAACTCGCGATCTTAGTGAGTTCTACAAGGATCGCCCCTTGGTGCTGGTATTCCTGCGCCACTTCGGGTGCATGTTCTGCCGCGAGCAAATCGCGGGTCTACGCCCGTATAAGCAGGAAAACATCGTCCTTGTCTCGATGGGCAAGGTCAGCGAGGCCGCCGAATTCAAGTCGAAGATGGAAATCCCTCAAACCATCATCTCCGACCCCAACAAGCAGCTTTACGAAGCGTTCGGACTCCGTCGAGGTAGCGTCAGCCAAATCGTCAGTCCCACGGTGGCCCGACGTTCCATCGCCGCATTCAAAGCTGGACACCGCGCCGGAATGCTCAAAAACGATCCGTGGATGATGGCTGGTGTCTTCCGTGTCGATCCCGATGGCGAGGTCAGCTTCGCCCACTATGCTTCGGACATCGCCGATAACCTTCCGGGCGAAGAGATCGCCCGCCTGCTACGAACGAAGTAG
- a CDS encoding DNA primase, with product MASWSQPVSSKDELNDDRDEIRRRIDIVELVSQRVRLKRSGKNYSGLCPFHDDKSPSFNVSPTTGRYKCFACGEAGDIFTWVMKTQGLDFREALKQLADQAGVVLSKSFDGPKVDKTLREQQLAVMQSGLIFFRNELKRNTQASSYLDGRGLDAAIRDTWELGYAPDVGEALAIYLSKEGKSLATAAELFLTQGDPNSGYGDKFRGRVMFPIRDERGDLVGFGGRILGDGHPKYINSSETPLYNKSRVLYGIHRAKDKMMKDGHAVLVEGYLDVIACHRAGVTEAVASCGTALAEGQVKLMKRFADRVTILYDGDSAGQKAAARAIELFEEAELPCKIALLPKGDDPDTLLKSRGPDAIREVIAKAESPFDFRVRRLETDLGIESDEFWREVPKLLAAAPSELDLERHLLRLGGQHPTLKSPSAAVGALRREVNGLRKKGPRGQSRAQETGTSAKPIVREVQPAEAVFLKALLEETYRAKYWPLIQQASLFVTRTCSEIARVLFETFGEVAPAGPAVQWLGQIEDETKRQVFSDLEFDIRVEKLNDTYVQESVDSLQQQSKNRELDLEKEKIDATDDDALRDYFHKLKNRKGIDE from the coding sequence CTGGCATCGTGGTCGCAGCCGGTAAGCAGTAAGGACGAATTGAATGATGATCGCGACGAGATACGACGAAGAATCGACATTGTCGAGCTAGTCTCTCAGCGCGTTCGTCTCAAACGATCTGGCAAAAATTACTCGGGGCTTTGTCCGTTTCACGACGACAAATCCCCGAGTTTTAACGTCAGCCCAACCACTGGGCGCTACAAGTGCTTCGCCTGTGGCGAAGCCGGAGACATCTTCACCTGGGTCATGAAGACCCAAGGGCTCGATTTCCGCGAAGCCCTCAAACAGCTTGCCGATCAAGCCGGCGTTGTCCTCTCCAAATCTTTTGATGGCCCCAAGGTCGACAAAACCTTGCGCGAGCAACAGCTCGCCGTCATGCAGTCCGGCCTCATCTTTTTCCGCAACGAGCTAAAGCGGAACACCCAAGCCAGTTCCTACCTCGATGGCCGCGGACTCGATGCCGCCATCCGAGACACCTGGGAGCTCGGCTACGCACCCGATGTCGGCGAAGCTCTCGCCATCTATCTCTCTAAAGAAGGCAAATCCCTCGCCACGGCCGCCGAATTGTTCCTCACTCAAGGCGACCCCAACTCGGGCTACGGCGACAAGTTCCGTGGTCGCGTCATGTTCCCTATTCGCGACGAGCGCGGCGACCTTGTCGGCTTTGGTGGGCGCATCCTCGGCGACGGCCACCCCAAATACATCAACAGCTCCGAAACCCCGCTTTACAACAAGAGCCGGGTCCTCTACGGCATCCACCGCGCCAAGGATAAGATGATGAAGGACGGGCACGCCGTTCTCGTCGAAGGCTATCTCGACGTCATCGCCTGCCACCGCGCCGGTGTGACCGAGGCCGTCGCTAGTTGCGGCACCGCCCTTGCCGAGGGCCAGGTCAAGCTGATGAAGCGCTTTGCCGACCGCGTGACGATCCTCTACGATGGTGATTCTGCCGGTCAAAAGGCCGCCGCCCGTGCGATCGAGCTCTTCGAAGAAGCCGAACTCCCCTGCAAGATCGCCCTCCTGCCTAAAGGCGACGACCCAGACACTCTTCTCAAGTCCCGCGGCCCCGATGCCATCCGTGAGGTTATCGCCAAAGCCGAATCGCCGTTCGACTTCCGCGTCCGACGCCTTGAAACCGACCTTGGAATCGAATCCGACGAATTCTGGCGCGAAGTTCCCAAGCTCCTCGCCGCTGCCCCATCCGAGCTTGATCTCGAACGTCATCTCCTCCGCCTTGGTGGCCAGCACCCGACTCTGAAGAGCCCTTCCGCCGCCGTAGGCGCATTACGACGCGAAGTCAATGGTCTGCGCAAGAAGGGCCCCAGGGGCCAATCTCGCGCGCAGGAGACCGGTACCAGCGCCAAGCCGATCGTCCGCGAAGTCCAACCCGCCGAAGCCGTCTTCCTCAAAGCCCTGCTCGAAGAGACCTACCGTGCCAAATATTGGCCTCTCATCCAGCAGGCATCCCTCTTCGTCACCCGCACCTGCTCCGAGATCGCGCGCGTTCTCTTCGAAACCTTCGGCGAAGTCGCTCCCGCCGGTCCCGCCGTGCAATGGCTGGGGCAGATTGAGGACGAGACGAAGCGCCAAGTGTTCTCCGATCTAGAGTTCGACATCCGCGTCGAAAAACTCAACGACACCTATGTCCAAGAGTCCGTGGATTCCCTCCAACAGCAGTCCAAAAACCGCGAGTTGGACCTCGAAAAGGAGAAGATCGATGCGACCGACGACGACGCGCTACGGGACTACTTCCACAAACTGAAGAACCGCAAGGGAATCGACGAATAA
- a CDS encoding gfo/Idh/MocA family oxidoreductase translates to MSKKLRIGIIGSGGIAQGCHMRGYATMPDLCEMVAVCDVNEKIAKEAAEKYGVGKVYTDYKEMLAAGEVDAVSVATPNKFHKDPTIDALNAGVHVLCEKPLAMNAAEAKEMCAAARESGKILQVALQSRFSGPGRFMKSYIDEGNMGDIYFARAQALRRRGVPHWGVFIDKEKQGGGPLIDIGVHILDFTLFLMGYPKPVSASGKTWDMLGKNPELTNNFGEYDRSKFTVEDFAVGLIKFDNGAVVSLESSFMANIGDGDSMRTQLFGTKAGANVKIWGDDPIEIYTESNKQLFDMKPRNVPHVESAHTAEVVAFVNAILEGKESPVPGLNGLILNAIFDALYKSSETGREELVDVSY, encoded by the coding sequence ATGTCGAAAAAGTTACGAATTGGAATTATCGGCTCGGGTGGGATCGCCCAGGGCTGTCATATGAGAGGGTATGCCACGATGCCTGATCTTTGTGAGATGGTGGCGGTTTGCGACGTTAACGAAAAGATTGCGAAGGAAGCGGCAGAAAAGTACGGAGTCGGCAAGGTTTACACCGACTACAAAGAGATGCTGGCAGCGGGAGAGGTCGATGCCGTCTCGGTCGCTACTCCTAACAAGTTTCACAAAGATCCGACTATCGACGCTTTGAATGCAGGCGTCCACGTTTTGTGCGAAAAGCCGCTGGCGATGAATGCGGCAGAAGCGAAGGAAATGTGCGCGGCGGCGCGCGAGAGCGGCAAGATTCTGCAGGTCGCGCTCCAGAGCCGATTCAGCGGTCCGGGCCGATTCATGAAGTCCTACATCGATGAGGGCAACATGGGTGACATTTATTTTGCGCGCGCCCAAGCTCTGCGCCGACGTGGCGTGCCCCACTGGGGAGTCTTCATCGACAAAGAAAAGCAGGGCGGCGGTCCCCTGATCGACATCGGCGTCCACATCCTCGACTTCACGCTGTTCCTGATGGGCTACCCGAAGCCGGTGAGCGCGAGCGGTAAGACTTGGGACATGCTGGGCAAGAACCCCGAACTGACCAACAACTTTGGCGAGTACGACCGATCGAAGTTCACGGTTGAAGACTTCGCAGTGGGCCTGATCAAGTTTGACAACGGCGCGGTGGTCTCGCTGGAGAGCTCGTTCATGGCGAACATCGGCGACGGTGACTCGATGCGGACACAACTGTTCGGAACCAAGGCGGGCGCAAACGTGAAGATTTGGGGCGACGACCCGATCGAAATCTACACCGAGAGCAACAAGCAACTCTTCGATATGAAGCCGCGCAACGTGCCGCACGTCGAGTCGGCGCACACGGCCGAAGTGGTCGCGTTTGTGAACGCGATTTTGGAAGGGAAGGAGTCGCCGGTGCCCGGTCTGAACGGACTGATCCTCAACGCGATCTTCGACGCGCTCTACAAGAGTAGCGAGACGGGCCGCGAAGAGTTGGTCGACGTCTCGTATTGA
- a CDS encoding biotin--[acetyl-CoA-carboxylase] ligase codes for MTLSGPVVYLPSVHSTQDEIKKTLTGLVWTTDQTAGRGRFDRKWHSEAGKGLAVSIAFPEYRGFARPYLISMWICLGLAEEFGLRIQWPNDLVLNRKKVSGVLTEVVDEVPVVGIGINVGPMTFPEELSLRATSFANEGHLLASVEDVFSRFLSVLERLPAVPSTWAGVEPTWQRFDDTEGKVFRLHDGRVGIARGISSEGELIWSGDGGEQRVPFAEALWGVSAS; via the coding sequence GTGACCCTTTCCGGTCCGGTCGTCTACCTGCCTTCGGTTCACTCCACCCAGGATGAGATCAAGAAGACGTTGACCGGGCTGGTATGGACAACGGACCAAACGGCAGGACGTGGCCGATTCGACCGGAAGTGGCATTCAGAGGCGGGGAAGGGGTTGGCGGTGTCGATCGCGTTTCCCGAATATCGGGGTTTTGCGCGGCCTTATCTGATCAGTATGTGGATCTGCCTGGGGCTGGCTGAGGAATTCGGGCTTCGGATTCAGTGGCCCAACGACTTGGTTTTGAACCGAAAAAAGGTGTCGGGGGTGCTGACGGAGGTGGTGGACGAGGTTCCGGTTGTCGGGATTGGGATCAACGTTGGGCCGATGACTTTTCCTGAGGAACTGTCATTGCGGGCGACGAGCTTTGCCAATGAAGGGCACCTGCTGGCGTCGGTCGAGGATGTGTTTTCGCGGTTTTTGTCGGTCCTGGAGCGGTTACCTGCGGTGCCTTCGACGTGGGCCGGAGTGGAGCCGACCTGGCAGCGGTTCGACGACACGGAGGGGAAGGTTTTTCGTTTGCACGACGGGCGCGTCGGGATCGCGCGCGGGATTTCGTCGGAAGGCGAGTTGATTTGGAGCGGGGATGGCGGGGAGCAGAGGGTGCCCTTTGCCGAGGCGCTGTGGGGCGTGAGCGCGAGTTAG
- the trxA gene encoding thioredoxin produces MAAELAINSSAEFQEKVLGSDVPVLVDFWATWCGPCRAIAPAVEELASEYSGKAKVFKIDVDQVGEIAQNYGIMSIPALLVFKGGKVVDKQVGAGPKAQIAALIDRAL; encoded by the coding sequence ATGGCAGCAGAATTAGCAATCAACAGCAGCGCAGAGTTCCAGGAGAAGGTCCTGGGATCGGACGTCCCCGTCCTCGTCGACTTTTGGGCTACGTGGTGCGGCCCCTGCCGAGCCATCGCTCCGGCCGTCGAAGAACTGGCGAGCGAGTACTCGGGCAAGGCGAAGGTCTTTAAGATCGACGTCGACCAGGTTGGCGAAATCGCCCAAAACTACGGCATTATGAGCATCCCGGCGCTGTTGGTGTTCAAAGGCGGCAAAGTGGTCGACAAGCAGGTCGGCGCTGGCCCGAAGGCTCAAATCGCGGCGCTCATCGACCGAGCGCTCTAA
- a CDS encoding zinc ribbon domain-containing protein: protein MPTYVYECSACNEVYEVEQRITEDPLKDCKCGSQGTVKRLIQPTAIMFKGSGFYVNDSAKHSPSPAKTEESTATECTGDQSTCACNPANVETKE from the coding sequence ATGCCAACCTACGTTTACGAATGTTCCGCCTGCAACGAAGTCTATGAAGTCGAGCAGAGGATCACCGAAGACCCGTTAAAAGATTGCAAGTGTGGTTCTCAAGGTACCGTAAAACGCCTGATCCAACCCACCGCGATCATGTTCAAAGGTTCTGGTTTCTACGTCAACGACTCCGCCAAGCATTCCCCTTCTCCCGCAAAAACCGAGGAATCCACCGCGACGGAATGCACGGGCGACCAGTCCACCTGTGCCTGTAACCCGGCCAACGTCGAGACGAAAGAATAA
- the nadC gene encoding carboxylating nicotinate-nucleotide diphosphorylase, which produces MSVWLPPVPYGWEDLVSNALCEDIGTGDVSAANLPHGRMAEWYIEAQGSGVVCGLGIVESLMQPTEDNESISFFARDGDEVVPSKIVAKGVLAASDALQYERTALNFLMHMSGVATATHQFVEKVEGTKARIVDTRKTLPGLRLLQKYAVRCGGGANHRMGLYDAVMIKDNHIQAHGSITNAVTAVRSGLGHMIKIEIECETEDQVREALQSRCEVVMLDNMVPAEMAQIVHRYAGQAVFEASGGVNLETVREIAETGVDVISVGSITHSVPSLSFHMELS; this is translated from the coding sequence ATGAGCGTTTGGCTACCTCCGGTGCCGTATGGTTGGGAGGACCTGGTTAGCAATGCCCTTTGCGAAGACATTGGGACGGGCGATGTCTCGGCGGCGAATCTGCCGCATGGCCGCATGGCGGAATGGTATATCGAGGCTCAAGGCTCGGGCGTGGTTTGCGGACTTGGCATCGTTGAAAGTCTGATGCAACCGACGGAGGACAACGAATCCATCTCCTTTTTTGCTCGCGACGGCGATGAAGTTGTGCCAAGCAAGATCGTGGCCAAGGGCGTTTTGGCAGCCTCGGATGCTCTGCAGTACGAGCGAACGGCTCTCAACTTTTTGATGCATATGAGTGGGGTGGCGACGGCGACTCACCAGTTTGTGGAGAAGGTGGAGGGCACCAAGGCGCGGATCGTCGATACTCGGAAAACCCTGCCTGGTCTGCGGCTCCTGCAGAAGTATGCAGTGCGATGCGGTGGCGGGGCCAACCACCGAATGGGGTTATACGACGCGGTGATGATCAAGGACAACCACATTCAGGCGCATGGCTCGATCACGAATGCGGTGACGGCGGTGAGAAGCGGGCTTGGCCATATGATTAAGATTGAGATCGAGTGTGAGACCGAGGATCAGGTTCGTGAAGCGCTGCAGTCTCGGTGCGAAGTGGTGATGCTGGACAATATGGTTCCGGCGGAGATGGCGCAGATCGTGCACCGATATGCAGGACAGGCGGTTTTTGAGGCAAGCGGAGGGGTGAACCTGGAGACGGTTCGGGAGATCGCGGAGACCGGTGTCGATGTGATTTCGGTGGGTTCGATCACGCACTCGGTGCCGTCGCTGTCGTTCCATATGGAGCTTTCGTGA
- a CDS encoding sigma-70 family RNA polymerase sigma factor codes for MSEQEGPREPAVIGLNFIRCPARRIALENLERQKPVIFDEEGEPQEFLDELEEGYEDSVHMWFRKIGRIALLRPEQEFELSNHAAQGCEDCKKLLIESNLRLVVSIAKRYVGRGLSIQDLIQEGNMGLIRAVEKYDPSRGFRFSTYATWWIRQGISRAICDHGRTIRVPVHTLEAVNRMMKVAGQMQQQLGREATLGELSNKLNISVDRLQDFNRATQGTISLDSPVGDAEDMALGEFIQNNQETPMDAAFRTVLRGQIESILDTLTEREKEVVMLRFGLTDGLPRTLEEVARHFCVTRERIRQIEQKSLKKLKHPSRIKPLKELLDDSANCA; via the coding sequence ATGTCGGAACAAGAAGGGCCAAGGGAACCAGCAGTCATCGGACTGAACTTCATTCGATGCCCTGCCAGACGGATTGCGCTTGAGAATCTGGAAAGGCAGAAGCCGGTCATCTTCGATGAAGAAGGCGAGCCGCAGGAGTTCTTAGACGAACTCGAAGAGGGTTATGAAGACTCTGTTCACATGTGGTTCCGCAAGATCGGAAGAATCGCATTGCTCAGACCGGAGCAGGAGTTCGAACTTTCGAACCACGCCGCTCAGGGTTGTGAGGATTGCAAAAAGCTTCTGATCGAGTCGAATTTGCGACTGGTCGTGAGCATCGCCAAACGCTACGTTGGACGCGGCTTGTCCATCCAGGATCTCATCCAGGAAGGAAATATGGGCCTCATCCGCGCGGTCGAAAAATACGACCCCAGCCGCGGCTTCCGGTTCAGCACCTACGCCACTTGGTGGATTCGCCAAGGCATCTCGCGAGCGATCTGTGACCACGGCCGAACCATCCGCGTTCCCGTCCACACACTCGAAGCCGTCAACCGAATGATGAAGGTCGCCGGTCAGATGCAGCAGCAACTCGGACGCGAGGCCACCCTCGGCGAACTGTCCAATAAGCTGAACATCAGCGTCGACCGTCTTCAAGACTTCAATCGCGCCACCCAAGGCACCATCTCTCTCGACTCGCCTGTCGGCGACGCCGAAGACATGGCCCTGGGCGAATTCATCCAGAACAACCAGGAGACGCCGATGGACGCCGCCTTCCGAACCGTGCTCAGGGGCCAGATCGAGTCGATCCTCGACACCCTCACCGAGCGCGAAAAAGAAGTCGTCATGCTCCGGTTCGGTCTCACCGATGGTCTGCCTCGCACTCTCGAAGAGGTTGCCCGGCACTTCTGTGTGACCCGCGAGCGAATTCGACAGATCGAGCAAAAGAGCCTCAAGAAGCTCAAACACCCATCGAGAATCAAACCGTTAAAAGAACTGCTTGACGATTCGGCAAACTGCGCGTAG